Proteins co-encoded in one Ignavibacteria bacterium genomic window:
- a CDS encoding adenylosuccinate lyase, with amino-acid sequence MIDRYTLPEMGKIWSDQFKYETWLKIEILATEARVGTGEVPQEDLAAIKERASFSVERINEIELTTQHDVIAFLTNVNENVGPASRHLHYGMTSSDVLDTALSVQIKEASRIILEKIDVLTDALKTRAVEHKNTLCIGRTHGIHAEVTTMGLKFAQWYDEMRRNRARFVKAIDEISTGQISGAVGTFDHLSPFVEEFVCEKLGLRPEPVSTQVIQRDRHAFYLSVLGIIGGTLEKIATEIRHLQKTEVLEAEEYFGKGQKGSSAMPHKRNPIICERITGMARLMRSYVSPAIENIALWHERDISHSSVERVVFPDATILIDYMLQKSIDLITKLIIYPENMIRNIHLTRGLIYSQKVLLALTESGMSREESYAAVQDAAMRVWRDTSLNLRDELLKNEKVVQNIDPKRFETIFDLTNSMRNIDYIFNRTLT; translated from the coding sequence ATGATCGACAGGTATACTCTTCCGGAAATGGGAAAAATCTGGAGCGATCAATTTAAATATGAAACATGGCTCAAAATCGAAATTCTGGCTACAGAAGCAAGAGTCGGCACGGGTGAAGTGCCTCAAGAGGATCTCGCGGCAATAAAAGAGAGAGCCTCGTTTTCGGTTGAGCGAATTAATGAGATTGAACTCACTACTCAACACGATGTTATCGCGTTTCTCACCAATGTTAATGAAAATGTTGGACCTGCCAGCAGGCACCTGCATTATGGAATGACCTCATCGGACGTATTGGATACTGCTCTTTCAGTACAGATCAAAGAGGCATCCCGTATCATTTTAGAGAAGATAGATGTTCTGACTGATGCCCTGAAAACAAGAGCTGTTGAGCATAAAAACACATTATGCATCGGCAGGACTCATGGCATCCACGCAGAGGTTACTACCATGGGTTTGAAATTTGCCCAGTGGTATGATGAAATGCGAAGAAACCGGGCAAGATTTGTGAAAGCAATTGATGAAATTTCAACAGGACAGATTTCCGGAGCAGTTGGAACTTTCGATCACCTCTCCCCCTTTGTGGAAGAATTCGTTTGTGAAAAACTTGGTCTAAGACCTGAACCGGTTTCCACTCAGGTCATTCAAAGAGACAGGCACGCGTTTTATTTGTCAGTACTGGGAATAATCGGAGGCACGCTCGAAAAAATTGCCACAGAAATAAGACATCTGCAAAAAACAGAAGTTTTGGAAGCTGAGGAATACTTTGGAAAAGGGCAAAAAGGCTCATCAGCAATGCCCCATAAGAGAAATCCGATTATCTGCGAGAGAATTACCGGAATGGCGAGACTGATGCGATCTTATGTCTCCCCTGCCATTGAAAATATTGCCCTCTGGCATGAAAGGGATATATCGCATTCGTCGGTTGAGCGTGTGGTCTTCCCAGACGCCACAATTCTCATCGATTATATGCTTCAAAAATCGATTGATCTGATTACAAAGCTGATTATTTATCCCGAAAACATGATAAGAAACATCCACCTCACCCGTGGACTGATTTATTCCCAGAAAGTCCTGCTCGCTCTAACAGAATCCGGAATGTCACGGGAAGAATCGTATGCGGCTGTTCAGGATGCGGCAATGAGAGTCTGGCGTGACACTTCACTGAACCTTAGGGACGAACTTCTGAAAAACGAAAAAGTTGTGCAAAATATTGACCCTAAAAGGTTCGAAACAATATTTGATCTTACAAATTCGATGAGGAATATCGACTATATTTTCAACAGAACTCTTACTTAA
- the bcp gene encoding thioredoxin-dependent thiol peroxidase yields MNNLKKFFLFVAGLLLASCGGTAENIKEGMSAPQFSLSDQNGTKVSLADFKGKSPVVLYFYPKAGTPGCTKQACGIRDNFKKFEENGIKILGISVDDTKSLKEFEAEQKLNFTLLSDSEKKTSEAYGVLNKLGMSSRITFIIDKSGNIAHILRDVDVSTHAETVFDLAKKLI; encoded by the coding sequence ATGAATAATCTAAAGAAATTTTTTCTGTTTGTAGCCGGGCTGTTGCTTGCTTCCTGTGGAGGGACCGCCGAGAATATTAAAGAAGGAATGTCAGCACCGCAATTTTCGTTAAGTGATCAGAATGGTACGAAGGTTTCACTGGCTGATTTCAAAGGAAAGAGTCCTGTAGTTCTCTATTTCTATCCAAAAGCGGGAACACCCGGTTGTACAAAACAGGCATGTGGAATAAGAGACAATTTCAAGAAATTTGAAGAGAACGGAATAAAGATCCTGGGTATCAGTGTTGACGACACCAAAAGTTTGAAGGAGTTCGAGGCTGAACAAAAACTCAATTTTACTCTTCTCTCAGACTCGGAAAAAAAGACGAGTGAAGCCTACGGAGTTTTGAACAAACTTGGCATGTCGAGTCGTATTACATTTATTATCGACAAATCAGGTAACATCGCGCATATCTTGAGAGATGTCGATGTTTCCACTCATGCAGAAACAGTTTTCGATCTTGCTAAAAAGCTTATTTAA
- a CDS encoding aldehyde dehydrogenase family protein, with translation MDFLKTLGIEEINYGSCTGREWKKTENAGKLEIYSPGSGEKIASVYQASESDYEEIIQKASEAFIYWRDVPAPKRGEIVRQIGDELRKYKDPLGRLVSYEMGKSLQEGWGEVQEMIDICDFAVGLSRQLYGLSMHSERPDHRMYEQWHPLGIVCTISAFNFPVAVWSWNAMIAAVCGDVNLWKPSSKVPLAAVAVQKIVARVLETNNIPEGVFSLIVGKGSTIGERILNDKRIPLISLTGSTRVGKHANSVIAGRFGKAIMELGGNNAIILTPDADLQLAVPAIVFGAVGTAGQRCTSTRRLIIHESIYDKIKDTLVKAYGSLKIGNPLDIANHVGPLIDKGAVADFSKAIEEVKKSGGKVLYGGEVLSGEGYESGCYVKPAICEVENSYPIVQEETFAPILYLIKYSGDVKEAIAIQNDVVQGLSSAIFSLNMRETEEFLSARGSDCGIANVNIGTSGAEIGGAFGGEKETGGGRESGSDSWRAYMRRQTNTINFSTKIPLAQGIKFDL, from the coding sequence ATGGATTTCCTAAAGACACTTGGAATCGAAGAAATAAATTATGGTTCGTGCACCGGTCGCGAATGGAAGAAAACTGAAAATGCCGGAAAACTTGAAATTTATTCACCCGGATCAGGTGAGAAGATAGCCTCCGTTTATCAGGCATCAGAGTCTGATTACGAAGAAATAATTCAGAAGGCCTCTGAGGCTTTTATCTACTGGCGTGATGTGCCGGCTCCCAAAAGAGGAGAGATTGTCAGGCAAATCGGTGATGAACTCCGTAAGTATAAAGACCCGCTCGGAAGACTTGTTTCGTATGAAATGGGTAAATCTCTACAGGAAGGCTGGGGTGAAGTTCAGGAGATGATTGACATCTGCGACTTCGCGGTAGGCTTGTCAAGACAGCTTTACGGCCTCTCCATGCATTCTGAGAGACCCGATCACAGAATGTACGAACAATGGCACCCACTCGGTATCGTTTGCACTATTTCAGCATTTAATTTTCCTGTGGCAGTATGGTCATGGAATGCCATGATAGCAGCGGTTTGTGGTGATGTTAATCTATGGAAACCCAGCTCGAAAGTTCCATTGGCAGCAGTTGCAGTTCAAAAAATTGTTGCCAGAGTTCTTGAAACCAACAATATACCTGAAGGAGTTTTCTCACTTATTGTTGGCAAGGGCTCAACCATCGGCGAAAGAATTCTTAATGACAAAAGAATACCCCTTATCTCTTTAACCGGATCAACCCGCGTCGGGAAGCATGCAAATTCTGTAATCGCAGGCAGATTCGGAAAAGCAATCATGGAGCTTGGCGGTAATAACGCTATCATTCTAACTCCTGATGCAGATCTTCAACTGGCGGTACCTGCCATCGTGTTTGGAGCCGTGGGAACAGCCGGACAGAGATGTACTTCCACACGCCGTCTGATCATCCATGAAAGCATCTACGACAAGATTAAAGACACGCTTGTGAAAGCCTACGGCTCACTTAAAATCGGAAATCCTCTTGATATAGCGAATCATGTTGGACCACTCATTGATAAAGGCGCAGTAGCTGATTTTTCAAAGGCTATAGAAGAAGTGAAAAAATCGGGTGGAAAAGTACTCTATGGCGGTGAAGTGCTGTCGGGAGAAGGCTATGAATCCGGTTGTTATGTAAAGCCGGCAATCTGTGAAGTTGAAAACAGCTATCCGATTGTTCAGGAAGAAACTTTTGCACCAATTCTTTATTTGATTAAATACAGCGGTGATGTAAAAGAAGCCATAGCCATTCAAAACGATGTGGTACAGGGACTTTCCTCTGCTATATTCTCTCTGAATATGAGAGAAACTGAAGAATTCCTCTCCGCTCGCGGTTCTGACTGTGGAATTGCAAATGTAAACATCGGAACTTCAGGCGCTGAGATCGGTGGGGCCTTTGGTGGCGAAAAAGAAACCGGAGGAGGCAGAGAATCAGGATCTGATTCATGGCGTGCTTACATGAGAAGACAAACGAATACAATTAACTTCTCGACGAAAATACCACTCGCACAGGGAATCAAGTTCGATCTCTGA
- a CDS encoding L-lysine 6-transaminase gives MNNTATFSDHNVTAVDVFPILHKHILADGYDFVLDIKKSHGCYMVEERTGDEYLDFFSFFASSALGMNHPKLNNPEFRDKLAWAALNKPSNSDIYTVFKAELVHTISKYVMPAHFKYLFFVEGGAVAVENGLKVAFDWKVRKNFRKGYKEEKGHKVLHFREAFHGRTGYTMSLTNTDPNKVNLYPKFDWPRVLNPKIVFPLNDHLQEVIHAENEAIAQIYAAIKQYPDDIAVIIIEPIQAEGGDNHFRKEFLLKLREIADENDIMLMFDEVQTGVGLTGKMWASEHFVMPDIISFGKKMQVCGIMVSDRVNEEPDNVFKVSSRINSTWGGNLTDMVRAAKILQVIHEEGLVQNSAIMGDLLLSELNDMQNEFPALVSGVRGRGLMCAFDMPDKATRNEFISRCWKERLMILACGERSVRFRTPLIIQSDDLLKGCKIIREVLNSLVK, from the coding sequence ATGAATAATACAGCAACTTTCAGCGATCATAATGTTACGGCTGTTGATGTTTTTCCAATTCTCCACAAGCATATTCTTGCTGATGGATACGATTTTGTCCTCGATATTAAAAAAAGCCACGGTTGCTACATGGTGGAAGAAAGAACAGGTGATGAATACCTTGACTTCTTTTCATTTTTTGCATCGTCAGCTTTGGGGATGAACCACCCTAAACTCAACAATCCCGAGTTCCGTGACAAACTGGCATGGGCAGCTCTAAATAAACCATCCAACAGCGACATTTACACCGTTTTTAAAGCGGAACTAGTGCATACAATCAGCAAATATGTAATGCCCGCGCATTTCAAATATCTGTTCTTTGTTGAAGGTGGTGCCGTTGCTGTTGAAAACGGATTAAAAGTTGCCTTCGACTGGAAAGTTCGTAAGAACTTTAGAAAGGGATACAAAGAGGAAAAGGGGCATAAAGTTCTCCATTTCAGAGAGGCATTTCACGGAAGAACAGGATATACGATGTCTCTTACAAACACCGACCCGAACAAAGTGAATTTATATCCTAAATTTGACTGGCCCCGTGTATTAAACCCAAAAATTGTTTTCCCCTTAAATGATCACCTTCAAGAGGTCATTCATGCTGAAAATGAAGCAATAGCTCAGATATATGCTGCCATCAAACAGTATCCTGATGATATTGCCGTTATAATCATCGAACCGATTCAGGCAGAGGGTGGTGACAATCATTTCAGAAAAGAATTCCTTCTGAAACTGAGAGAGATTGCCGATGAAAATGATATCATGCTCATGTTCGATGAAGTTCAGACAGGTGTAGGATTGACCGGTAAAATGTGGGCATCCGAGCACTTTGTTATGCCTGACATTATCTCATTTGGCAAAAAAATGCAAGTTTGTGGAATTATGGTTAGCGACCGCGTAAATGAAGAGCCGGATAATGTGTTTAAGGTTTCTTCACGAATCAACTCTACCTGGGGTGGAAATCTGACCGATATGGTTAGAGCCGCCAAAATACTTCAAGTGATTCATGAAGAAGGTTTGGTTCAGAACTCTGCTATCATGGGAGATCTGCTGCTTTCGGAACTGAACGATATGCAAAATGAATTCCCCGCTCTGGTTTCCGGAGTTAGAGGAAGAGGTTTGATGTGTGCTTTTGACATGCCTGATAAGGCAACAAGAAATGAATTCATCTCGAGATGCTGGAAAGAACGACTAATGATTCTCGCCTGCGGTGAAAGAAGTGTCCGTTTCAGAACACCTCTTATCATTCAAAGTGATGATTTATTAAAGGGTTGCAAAATTATCAGAGAAGTGTTAAATTCGCTTGTCAAATAA
- a CDS encoding adenine phosphoribosyltransferase, whose translation MDLKATIRSIKDFPKPGIMFRDITTLLENPSALNYSAGEIYNRVKHLGITKVAGIESRGFILGGIVASHLNAGFVLIRKPGKLPSAKYSEDYSLEYGTDSIEMHIDSIKKGDRVLLHDDLLATGGTAAAAIKLIEKAGGEVVSIQFIIELTFLPGREKLKGYAVDSLVAYDDEN comes from the coding sequence ATGGATTTAAAAGCCACGATCCGGAGTATCAAAGACTTCCCGAAACCCGGCATAATGTTCCGGGACATCACCACCTTGCTCGAAAATCCCTCGGCACTCAACTATTCCGCAGGGGAAATTTATAACAGGGTGAAACATCTTGGCATTACCAAAGTAGCCGGGATTGAGTCCAGAGGATTTATTCTGGGCGGAATTGTAGCCTCACATTTAAACGCTGGATTTGTTCTAATCAGAAAACCGGGAAAGCTCCCCTCAGCCAAATATTCGGAAGATTACTCTCTCGAATATGGCACTGATTCGATCGAGATGCATATTGACTCGATCAAGAAAGGGGACAGAGTGCTGCTCCATGATGATCTTCTTGCAACCGGCGGTACTGCCGCAGCAGCAATAAAACTGATAGAAAAAGCCGGTGGTGAGGTTGTTTCGATTCAATTTATCATCGAGCTTACTTTTCTGCCCGGAAGAGAAAAGCTCAAAGGATATGCCGTCGACAGTCTTGTAGCGTACGATGACGAAAATTAG
- a CDS encoding enoyl-CoA hydratase/isomerase family protein, with translation MVDFRIENETAIVSLNRPEKRNALSPGLIRKFISVFQNCENDNAVKSIIITGSGKAFSAGADLAYLQQLQNNSILENDKDSELISEMILTVYECDKPVVAAVNGPAIAGGCGLATACDFIIADRTNTMMGYSEVKIGFLPAIVSFLLLRRLTEFKARQLLISAEILNAERALETGLIDQISDDVMKDSLELCSKLNKNSTESISQTKRLIRETSALNYKNSVKLSQKYNVISRSTEEFKTGIDKFLNK, from the coding sequence ATGGTTGATTTCAGGATAGAGAACGAAACTGCAATTGTTTCATTAAACCGACCCGAAAAAAGAAATGCTCTTTCACCCGGACTCATTAGAAAATTTATAAGTGTTTTCCAAAATTGTGAAAATGATAACGCAGTAAAGTCCATTATCATTACAGGCTCGGGAAAGGCATTTTCGGCCGGGGCTGATTTGGCATATCTTCAGCAGTTGCAAAACAATTCAATACTGGAGAACGATAAAGATTCTGAACTGATATCTGAAATGATCCTCACTGTTTATGAGTGTGACAAGCCCGTTGTGGCAGCCGTTAATGGACCCGCCATAGCAGGAGGGTGTGGACTTGCTACAGCCTGTGATTTTATTATTGCAGACCGAACAAATACCATGATGGGATACAGTGAGGTAAAGATAGGTTTTTTGCCGGCAATTGTGTCTTTTCTTCTTCTGAGAAGACTGACAGAATTCAAGGCACGACAGCTTCTGATTTCGGCAGAGATTTTGAACGCAGAGAGAGCTCTGGAAACCGGTTTAATAGATCAGATTTCGGATGATGTGATGAAAGATTCTCTTGAATTATGTTCCAAATTGAATAAAAATTCCACAGAAAGCATTTCTCAAACCAAAAGATTGATCAGAGAAACTTCCGCTCTGAACTATAAAAATTCAGTAAAACTGTCTCAAAAGTATAATGTGATAAGCAGATCAACAGAGGAATTCAAAACTGGAATCGACAAGTTTCTTAACAAATAA
- the dusB gene encoding tRNA dihydrouridine synthase DusB yields the protein MFRVGPVEIDKALLLAPMEDVTDISYRLVCRELGADVVYTEFVNAEGIIRKNEKTHKKLKIIDEERPVGIQIYGGKLESMVEAAKIAESFQPELIDINAGCWIKGVVACGAGAGMIKDPVNMQRLVKAVVDSVELPVTVKTRIGWDHENINILEVAQRLEDAGVKALTIHCRTRSMGHKGDADWEWINKVKEVVSIPVALNGNVMTAEDVVRAFQETSADAVMIARGAIGYPWIFKDAKRLMNGLPIEDEIPYSERIRVCLRHLQLATMVKGERRAILEQRKYYSGYLKGLVNASHIRQELMKILEFSRVEELLFSYERYLSGLESAYANAHIDLRQ from the coding sequence ATGTTTAGAGTTGGTCCTGTTGAGATAGATAAAGCCCTTCTGCTGGCACCAATGGAAGATGTTACAGACATCTCCTACAGACTGGTGTGCCGTGAGCTGGGTGCGGATGTGGTGTACACAGAATTTGTGAATGCTGAAGGCATTATTCGCAAAAATGAAAAGACACATAAAAAGCTTAAAATAATAGATGAAGAACGCCCTGTTGGTATTCAGATTTATGGCGGAAAACTTGAGTCGATGGTAGAAGCGGCCAAAATTGCCGAGTCGTTTCAGCCCGAGTTGATAGATATTAATGCAGGTTGCTGGATTAAGGGAGTTGTTGCCTGTGGTGCAGGAGCAGGCATGATAAAAGATCCGGTGAACATGCAAAGACTTGTGAAGGCTGTGGTCGATTCAGTGGAGCTTCCGGTTACTGTTAAAACGAGAATCGGGTGGGATCACGAGAATATAAATATACTCGAGGTTGCTCAACGACTCGAAGATGCGGGAGTAAAAGCGTTGACCATCCATTGCAGAACCAGAAGCATGGGGCACAAAGGAGATGCCGACTGGGAGTGGATTAACAAAGTGAAGGAAGTTGTGTCGATACCGGTTGCGTTGAACGGTAATGTAATGACGGCTGAGGATGTTGTAAGAGCGTTTCAGGAAACCTCTGCCGATGCAGTAATGATTGCCCGCGGAGCGATTGGTTATCCATGGATTTTTAAGGATGCCAAGAGGCTAATGAATGGATTGCCGATAGAGGATGAGATTCCGTATTCAGAAAGAATCAGGGTTTGCCTGAGACATCTTCAACTTGCCACAATGGTAAAAGGTGAAAGAAGAGCCATACTCGAACAACGAAAGTATTATTCAGGATACCTTAAAGGTCTGGTAAACGCCAGCCATATCCGACAGGAATTGATGAAAATTCTTGAATTTTCGCGGGTCGAGGAGCTTCTGTTTAGTTACGAGAGATATCTTTCAGGTCTCGAAAGTGCTTATGCGAATGCTCACATCGATTTGAGACAGTGA